One region of Polaribacter pectinis genomic DNA includes:
- the feoB gene encoding ferrous iron transport protein B, with amino-acid sequence MPKNDIKVALIGNPNTGKTSLFNQLTGLNQKVGNYPGVTVDKKQGTSKLSTTQNAVITDLPGTYSINPTSLDESIVLKTLLKKDIKESPDVILVVADIENLKRNLLLFSQIKDLEIPTVLAINMVDQMTRKGISIDLSLLKKELNTEVVLISARKNQGIDDVKAAIIRCHVAAKASPLCGINSKIDPDYFHKLKEISPNYSLYELWLMVTQNNYPETITKEEKDKLLAFKKDVSKLKKYQHKETIYRYQEINKILKKTYIVDKSKATDLRSKLDKIFTHKIFGYAIFALILLVIFQSIFDWASVPMDFIDSTFAQISDFTKNNLQPGILTDLLTEGIIPGIGGVIIFIPQIAILFLFIAVLEETGYMSRVVFLMDKIMRRYGMNGKSVIPLISGTACAIPAIMATRTISSWKERLITILVVPFTTCSARLPVYAILISLIIPKTKIFGFLNLQGLVLLSLYALGFATAILAAYILHKTLKIESKSFFVIEMPNYKLPSIKNVGFDVLEKTKAFVFGAGKIILALSIILWFLASNGPESYKNAEKNVIENADNQTLSSEEIQQKVASAKLENSYIGIMGKSIEPAIKPLGYDWKIGIALITSFAAREVFVGTLATIYSVEADDENTTTIKQKMASEVNETGGKLFNFPVGMSLLVFYAFAMQCMATLAIVKRETKTWKWPLIQLFGMTGLAYVSSFIIYQILS; translated from the coding sequence ATGCCTAAAAACGATATAAAAGTTGCTTTAATAGGAAATCCTAATACTGGTAAAACTTCACTTTTTAATCAACTTACGGGTTTAAACCAAAAAGTTGGTAATTATCCTGGAGTTACAGTAGACAAAAAACAAGGAACTAGTAAGCTATCTACAACGCAAAATGCGGTTATTACAGATTTGCCAGGAACTTATAGTATAAATCCTACTTCTTTAGATGAAAGTATTGTTCTAAAAACCTTATTAAAAAAAGATATTAAAGAATCTCCAGATGTAATTTTGGTAGTGGCAGATATCGAAAACTTAAAACGAAATCTATTACTTTTTTCACAAATTAAAGATTTAGAAATTCCAACAGTTTTGGCTATTAATATGGTAGATCAAATGACTAGAAAGGGAATTTCTATTGATTTATCATTATTAAAAAAAGAGCTAAATACAGAGGTTGTTTTAATTAGTGCTAGAAAAAACCAAGGAATAGATGATGTTAAAGCAGCAATAATTCGTTGTCACGTTGCCGCAAAAGCTTCGCCATTATGTGGGATTAATTCTAAAATAGATCCAGATTATTTTCATAAATTAAAAGAAATTAGTCCTAATTATTCTTTGTACGAATTGTGGTTAATGGTTACCCAAAACAATTATCCAGAAACAATTACAAAAGAAGAAAAAGACAAACTTTTAGCATTTAAAAAAGATGTTTCTAAACTAAAAAAATATCAGCATAAAGAAACTATTTATCGTTATCAAGAAATCAATAAAATTTTAAAGAAAACGTATATAGTAGATAAAAGTAAAGCAACAGACTTACGAAGTAAGTTAGATAAAATATTTACACATAAGATATTTGGTTACGCAATTTTTGCGCTTATTTTATTAGTTATTTTTCAATCTATTTTCGATTGGGCTTCAGTTCCAATGGATTTTATTGATAGTACTTTTGCACAAATTTCTGACTTTACAAAAAACAACTTGCAGCCAGGAATTCTTACAGATTTATTAACAGAAGGTATTATTCCTGGTATTGGAGGAGTCATTATATTTATTCCGCAAATAGCAATTTTATTCTTATTTATAGCTGTTTTAGAAGAAACAGGTTATATGAGTCGTGTTGTTTTTCTAATGGATAAAATTATGCGACGTTATGGTATGAATGGTAAAAGTGTAATTCCATTAATTTCTGGTACAGCATGTGCTATTCCTGCAATTATGGCAACCAGAACTATTTCTAGTTGGAAAGAACGATTAATTACCATTTTAGTAGTTCCGTTTACAACTTGTTCTGCACGTTTGCCAGTTTATGCAATTTTAATTTCTTTAATTATTCCAAAAACTAAAATATTTGGATTTTTAAATTTACAAGGTCTAGTTTTATTGTCTTTATATGCTCTTGGTTTTGCAACAGCAATTTTAGCCGCTTATATTTTACATAAAACATTAAAAATAGAATCGAAATCATTTTTTGTAATAGAGATGCCAAACTACAAATTACCATCAATTAAAAATGTAGGTTTCGATGTTTTAGAAAAAACAAAAGCATTTGTATTCGGTGCCGGAAAAATAATTTTAGCACTTTCAATTATCTTATGGTTTTTAGCTTCAAACGGACCAGAATCATATAAAAATGCAGAAAAGAACGTTATAGAAAATGCAGATAATCAAACATTGTCTTCCGAAGAAATTCAACAAAAAGTAGCTTCTGCAAAACTAGAAAATTCCTACATAGGAATTATGGGAAAAAGTATAGAACCAGCAATTAAACCTTTGGGTTATGACTGGAAAATAGGAATTGCATTAATTACTTCTTTTGCAGCAAGAGAAGTTTTTGTAGGAACATTAGCTACTATTTATAGCGTAGAAGCAGATGATGAAAACACAACAACTATTAAACAAAAAATGGCTTCTGAAGTAAATGAAACAGGAGGAAAACTTTTTAATTTTCCTGTAGGAATGTCTTTGTTAGTTTTCTATGCTTTTGCTATGCAATGTATGGCAACATTAGCAATTGTAAAACGTGAAACAAAAACATGGAAATGGCCATTAATTCAGCTCTTTGGAATGACAGGATTGGCCTATGTTTCTTCATTTATAATCTATCAAATACTAAGTTAA
- a CDS encoding TonB-dependent receptor, whose protein sequence is MKIKISLIIVMLFCAVEVKAQVDSVKRDTLKEVIITSTRIDLPFKENSRTINIISSADIKNSAATNVADLLQQVAGVDIRRRGTAGSQADLYIRGGGFDQTLLLIDGIKMDDSQTGHHTLNAALPIEVIERIEIIKGPAARVFGQNAFTGAINIVTKKKLNQTISANVEAGSFGQLNGSVTFGKEFENSSIIAHVGALTSDGYRENSDYNNYNYFLKAVFNKKNQPIEVIGTFFDKKFGAQNFYTPEAFGLNEYEETQNSLLGVQTTFKGEKLKITPRIYWRRGQDIFLLKRDDPSFYRNLHTTNKIGVETNASYTSNLGVTGFGVDVSRVSISSNNLGDRNRTMASLFLEHRFKLGAVDITPGIAATYFSDFKFHAFPGLDIGAQVSDNLRYYWNIGYTYRIPTYTDLFYNDSSTIGNPNLKPEEAIAQEFGLKYTNDNFSATLALFSRASDNIIDFIRPDATQTKFVATNIAKVNTQGFEFDVNYIFKIKEFNQSLAFGYTFLEDDINDQNKSLSRYRLNTLKHHFTTRFSSQLFKNVRQNIIYKYAERSIGTSYNVWDASVIVDVSKFSFTATANNIFNVEYVESGFLPMPTSNVLFGLRYNF, encoded by the coding sequence ATGAAAATTAAGATTAGCTTAATAATTGTTATGTTATTTTGTGCTGTGGAAGTAAAAGCACAAGTAGATTCTGTAAAAAGAGACACTTTAAAAGAAGTTATTATTACTTCAACTAGAATAGATTTACCATTTAAAGAAAATTCTAGAACTATTAATATTATTTCATCTGCGGATATAAAAAATAGTGCGGCAACAAATGTGGCAGATTTATTACAGCAAGTTGCTGGGGTAGATATTAGAAGAAGAGGAACTGCAGGAAGTCAAGCAGATTTATACATTAGAGGTGGAGGTTTTGACCAAACTTTATTGTTAATCGATGGTATAAAAATGGATGATTCTCAAACAGGACATCATACCTTAAATGCAGCTTTACCAATTGAAGTTATTGAAAGAATAGAAATTATAAAAGGTCCTGCAGCAAGAGTTTTTGGACAAAATGCTTTTACTGGCGCAATAAATATTGTGACTAAAAAGAAGTTGAATCAAACTATTTCAGCAAATGTGGAAGCAGGTTCTTTTGGTCAATTAAACGGTTCTGTAACTTTTGGTAAAGAATTCGAAAATTCATCAATTATTGCACATGTTGGTGCGTTAACTTCAGATGGTTACAGAGAAAATTCTGATTATAATAATTACAATTATTTCTTAAAAGCCGTTTTCAATAAGAAAAATCAACCAATTGAAGTGATTGGTACTTTTTTCGATAAAAAATTCGGAGCTCAAAATTTTTATACACCAGAAGCATTTGGTTTGAACGAATATGAGGAAACACAAAATAGTTTATTAGGCGTGCAAACTACTTTTAAAGGTGAAAAATTGAAAATTACTCCAAGAATTTACTGGAGAAGAGGACAAGATATTTTTCTATTAAAAAGAGATGATCCTAGTTTTTATAGAAATTTACATACAACCAATAAAATTGGTGTAGAAACAAATGCATCTTACACCTCTAATTTAGGAGTTACTGGCTTTGGTGTTGATGTTTCTAGAGTTTCTATTAGCAGTAATAATTTAGGAGATAGAAATAGAACTATGGCAAGTTTGTTTTTAGAACATCGTTTTAAATTAGGAGCAGTAGATATTACACCAGGTATTGCAGCAACCTATTTTTCTGATTTTAAGTTTCATGCGTTTCCTGGTTTAGATATTGGTGCACAAGTATCAGATAATTTAAGATATTATTGGAATATTGGTTATACATACAGAATACCAACATATACAGATTTGTTTTATAATGATTCTAGTACAATAGGTAATCCTAATTTAAAACCAGAGGAAGCAATTGCACAAGAATTTGGTTTAAAATATACCAATGACAATTTTTCTGCTACACTTGCATTGTTTAGTAGAGCTTCTGATAATATTATAGATTTTATTAGACCAGATGCTACACAAACAAAATTTGTAGCCACAAACATTGCTAAAGTAAATACACAAGGTTTTGAGTTTGATGTAAATTACATTTTTAAAATTAAAGAATTTAATCAATCTTTAGCTTTTGGTTATACATTTTTAGAAGATGATATAAATGACCAGAATAAAAGTTTATCTCGCTATAGATTAAACACGTTAAAACATCATTTTACAACTCGTTTTTCTTCACAATTATTTAAAAATGTGAGACAAAATATTATTTACAAATACGCAGAACGTTCTATTGGAACTAGTTATAATGTTTGGGATGCTTCAGTAATTGTAGATGTTAGTAAATTCAGTTTTACAGCAACAGCAAATAATATTTTTAATGTAGAATATGTAGAATCTGGATTTCTACCAATGCCAACAAGTAATGTTTTATTTGGTTTGCGTTATAACTTCTAA
- a CDS encoding SCO family protein: MDFKFFKKSLPTLIFLVVFSAVAIPVFYHLLKVDKKLKIYNPVDVNPRLVDESILHVTKNHRIADFELTNQNGEIITNNNYKNKIYIADFFFTRCQTICIAMAYNMSELQDFYKNDNNIMFLSHSVTPVIDSVSVLKEYADRKGVIDGKWNVTTGSKKHIYELARKSYFAVLDEGNGDENDFIHTEQFVLVDKERRIRGYYDGTEKEDMEKLKKDITLLKEEYASK; the protein is encoded by the coding sequence ATGGATTTTAAGTTTTTTAAAAAATCGCTTCCTACACTTATTTTTTTAGTAGTTTTTTCTGCAGTAGCAATTCCTGTTTTTTATCATTTATTAAAAGTTGATAAAAAATTAAAAATATATAATCCAGTTGATGTAAACCCACGTTTGGTAGACGAAAGTATATTGCATGTTACCAAAAATCATAGAATTGCAGATTTCGAACTGACGAATCAGAATGGAGAAATTATCACCAATAATAATTATAAAAACAAAATTTATATAGCAGATTTCTTTTTTACACGTTGTCAAACAATTTGTATTGCAATGGCTTATAATATGAGCGAATTACAAGATTTTTATAAAAATGATAACAATATTATGTTTCTTTCTCATTCAGTAACTCCAGTTATTGATAGTGTTTCTGTTTTAAAAGAATATGCAGATAGAAAAGGTGTAATTGATGGCAAATGGAATGTTACAACCGGAAGTAAAAAACACATTTACGAACTGGCAAGAAAAAGTTATTTTGCTGTTCTAGATGAAGGAAATGGAGATGAAAACGATTTTATACATACAGAACAATTTGTTTTGGTAGATAAAGAAAGACGTATTCGTGGTTATTACGACGGAACAGAAAAAGAAGATATGGAGAAGTTAAAAAAAGATATTACTCTTTTAAAAGAAGAATATGCTTCTAAATAA
- a CDS encoding cupin-like domain-containing protein, whose product MSLNLSQIDRVKTITKEDFIKNYFKPQKPVVIEQFIEDWPAYKKWNLEYIKEVAGDKTVPLYDDRPVDFKDGFNEPHATMKMSEYVDLLKREPTKFRIFLWNVLKEVPVLQKDFTFPDFGLRLMKGLPMLFFGGTDSYTFMHYDIDLANIFHFHFEGKKEVILFDQKQNKYLYKIPHSLITREDIDFSNPDFKKWPALKKAKGYKTNLEHGQVLYMPEGYWHYMKYITPGFSMSLRAIARKPKNLSKAIYNVFIMRTIDNLMRRIKGQKWIDWKNEQAIIKTNQLNNIKNR is encoded by the coding sequence ATGAGTTTAAATTTATCTCAAATAGATAGAGTAAAAACAATTACCAAAGAAGATTTTATAAAAAACTATTTTAAACCACAAAAGCCAGTAGTAATTGAGCAATTTATAGAAGATTGGCCAGCGTATAAAAAATGGAATTTAGAATATATAAAAGAAGTTGCTGGAGATAAAACGGTGCCTTTGTATGATGATAGACCTGTAGATTTTAAAGATGGTTTTAATGAACCACATGCAACAATGAAAATGAGCGAGTATGTAGATTTATTAAAACGTGAACCTACTAAATTTAGAATATTTCTATGGAATGTTTTAAAAGAGGTGCCTGTTTTACAAAAAGATTTTACATTTCCAGATTTTGGTTTACGTTTAATGAAAGGTTTACCAATGTTGTTTTTTGGAGGAACAGATTCCTACACATTTATGCATTATGATATAGACTTAGCAAATATTTTTCACTTTCATTTTGAAGGTAAAAAAGAAGTTATTTTGTTCGATCAAAAGCAGAATAAGTATCTATATAAAATTCCACATTCTTTAATTACAAGAGAAGATATCGATTTTTCGAATCCAGATTTTAAAAAATGGCCAGCTCTAAAAAAAGCAAAAGGTTATAAAACCAATTTAGAACATGGGCAAGTGTTGTATATGCCAGAAGGTTATTGGCATTATATGAAATATATTACCCCAGGTTTTTCTATGAGTTTACGAGCTATTGCAAGAAAACCTAAAAATTTATCGAAAGCAATTTACAATGTTTTTATAATGAGAACCATCGATAATTTAATGAGAAGAATAAAAGGTCAGAAATGGATAGATTGGAAAAACGAACAAGCTATCATTAAAACAAATCAATTAAATAACATCAAAAATAGGTAG
- a CDS encoding FeoA family protein, with protein sequence MSTIASLHIGEIGYISEESLDFIPLKLLEMGCLPGAEVQLVQIAPLKDPLYICVNGSHLAIRKETAAQIIILKANS encoded by the coding sequence TTGAGTACAATTGCCTCTTTACATATTGGAGAAATCGGTTATATATCTGAAGAATCTTTAGATTTTATACCTTTAAAGTTGCTAGAAATGGGTTGTTTGCCTGGTGCAGAAGTGCAGTTGGTACAAATAGCACCATTAAAAGACCCTTTATATATCTGTGTTAACGGAAGTCATTTAGCAATTAGAAAAGAAACAGCGGCTCAAATTATAATTCTTAAAGCGAATTCATAA
- the rseP gene encoding RIP metalloprotease RseP, whose amino-acid sequence MEILIKASQFILSLSLLIVLHELGHFIPAKLFKTRVEKFYLFFDYKFSLFKKKIGDTVYGIGWIPLGGYVKISGMIDESMDTEQLAQPAQPWEFRSKPAWQRLIIMLGGVFVNFVLGILIYICLMWAYGEKFLPNESVNNKDGIWVQDSLAMKIGLETGDKILTIDGEKIRKFNGITLGFINGNNFTVERNGEILEKKLPVDFIAKLMDRRKNEEGPVVSTRYPFIIAKVQKDSINENSGLKPKDIVTSINGDNIKYYDEAEAILSKYKGQEITLSVKRGNEIKEIPVKVTDRGTLGVVFGGVSYNDLAKLGYYDLADIEYSFAEAVPAGLNKSWKTLTDYVKQLKKIFNPSTGAYKGLGGFISIGSIFPDEWSAESFWNITAFLSIMLGFMNLLPIPALDGGHVVFTLWEMITGKKPGDKFLEYAQVVGFILLIALLLFANGNDIFRLFK is encoded by the coding sequence ATGGAAATATTAATAAAAGCATCTCAATTTATTTTAAGTTTATCTTTACTAATTGTTTTGCACGAGTTAGGGCATTTTATCCCTGCAAAATTGTTTAAAACTAGAGTAGAAAAATTCTACTTATTCTTCGATTATAAATTTTCGCTTTTCAAGAAAAAAATTGGTGACACTGTTTATGGTATTGGTTGGATTCCTTTAGGAGGTTATGTAAAAATCTCTGGAATGATTGATGAAAGTATGGATACAGAGCAGTTAGCTCAGCCAGCGCAACCTTGGGAATTTAGATCTAAACCAGCTTGGCAACGTTTAATAATTATGTTAGGTGGTGTTTTTGTAAATTTTGTTTTAGGAATTTTAATTTACATCTGCTTAATGTGGGCTTATGGAGAGAAATTTTTACCAAATGAGAGTGTAAATAATAAAGATGGTATTTGGGTTCAAGATTCTCTTGCCATGAAAATTGGTTTAGAAACTGGAGATAAAATTTTAACTATTGACGGTGAAAAGATTAGAAAATTTAACGGAATAACTCTAGGGTTTATCAACGGAAATAATTTTACAGTAGAAAGAAATGGTGAAATTTTAGAAAAAAAGCTTCCTGTAGATTTTATTGCGAAATTAATGGACAGAAGAAAAAATGAAGAAGGGCCAGTTGTTTCTACAAGGTATCCTTTTATTATTGCTAAAGTTCAAAAAGATTCTATTAATGAGAATAGTGGTTTAAAACCTAAAGATATTGTTACTTCTATTAATGGAGACAATATTAAATATTATGACGAAGCAGAAGCTATATTATCTAAATACAAAGGACAAGAGATTACATTATCTGTAAAAAGAGGAAATGAAATTAAAGAAATCCCTGTAAAAGTTACAGATAGAGGAACTTTAGGAGTTGTGTTTGGAGGAGTTTCTTATAATGATTTAGCAAAACTTGGTTATTATGATTTAGCAGATATCGAATATTCTTTTGCTGAAGCTGTTCCTGCTGGTTTAAATAAATCTTGGAAAACGTTAACCGATTATGTAAAACAGCTAAAAAAGATTTTTAACCCAAGTACAGGTGCTTATAAAGGTTTAGGTGGTTTTATTTCTATTGGAAGTATTTTTCCTGATGAATGGAGTGCAGAATCTTTCTGGAACATCACCGCATTTTTATCTATTATGCTAGGGTTTATGAACTTATTACCAATACCAGCTTTAGATGGTGGACATGTAGTTTTTACACTTTGGGAAATGATTACAGGTAAAAAACCTGGAGATAAATTTTTAGAATATGCACAAGTTGTAGGGTTTATATTATTAATAGCTTTACTTCTATTTGCTAATGGAAATGATATTTTTAGGCTCTTTAAATAA
- a CDS encoding DUF2911 domain-containing protein gives MKKSILSLVIFAITFLMSSELTAQKFPKMDVSPMDAAAYPNNWKESEKLVKVVYSRPQLKGRALDKLAPKDKVWRTGANEAPEITFYKTVDFGGKKVEAGTYTLFTIPQDGNWTVILSNQKNIWGSYFYDEKQDVLRVPGKVSKTKDSIEAFSIVFDGEEDEATMHLGWENTVVSVPVVYEKLEE, from the coding sequence ATGAAAAAATCTATTTTATCACTTGTAATTTTTGCAATTACATTTTTAATGTCTTCAGAATTAACAGCGCAGAAATTCCCAAAAATGGATGTTAGTCCAATGGACGCAGCAGCATATCCTAATAATTGGAAAGAATCAGAAAAACTAGTAAAAGTTGTTTACAGTCGTCCACAGTTAAAAGGAAGAGCTTTAGATAAATTAGCACCAAAGGACAAAGTTTGGAGAACTGGCGCAAATGAAGCTCCAGAAATTACTTTTTACAAAACAGTAGATTTTGGTGGTAAAAAAGTTGAAGCAGGAACTTACACTTTATTTACAATACCTCAAGATGGTAATTGGACAGTGATATTAAGCAATCAAAAAAACATTTGGGGGTCATATTTTTATGATGAAAAACAAGATGTTTTAAGAGTTCCTGGTAAAGTGTCTAAAACAAAAGATAGTATTGAAGCATTTTCTATTGTTTTTGATGGAGAAGAAGATGAAGCAACAATGCATTTAGGTTGGGAAAATACAGTAGTTTCTGTTCCTGTAGTCTATGAAAAACTAGAAGAATAG